A section of the Aricia agestis chromosome 4, ilAriAges1.1, whole genome shotgun sequence genome encodes:
- the LOC121725859 gene encoding guanylate cyclase soluble subunit beta-1 has product MYGFVNYALELLVMKTYGEKTWETIKKKAEVSMEGSFLVRQIYEDDLTYNLIGAAVEVLETPADAILELFGMTFFEFCQDSGYDKILQVLGATPRDFLQNLDGLHDHLGTLYPGMRAPSFRCTERPEDGALVLHYYSDRPGLEHIVIGIVKTVTSKLHNTEVKVEILKTKKECDHVQFLITETSTTGRVSAPEIAEIETLSLEPKVSPATFCRVFPFHLMFDRELNIVQAGRTVSRLLPKVTRPGCKITDVLETVRPHLEMTFANVLAHINTVYVLKTKPEEMSVSDPHEEIALRLKGQMLYIQETDVVVFQCYPSVTNLDDLTRRGLCISDIPLHDATRDLVLMSEQFEADYKLTQNLEVLTDKLQQTFRELEAEKQKTDRLLYSVLPISVATELRHRRPVPARRYDPVTLLFSGIVGFANYCARNIDHKGAMKIVKMLNDLYTAFDVLTDPKRNPDVYKVETVGDKYMAVSGLPEYKVAHAKHISLLALEMMDLSKTVTVDGEPVGITIGIHSGEVVTGVIGHRMPRYCLFGNTVNLTSRCETTGVPGTINVSEDTYSYLMQEDNHDDQFELTYRGHVSMKGKAEPMQTWFLTRKA; this is encoded by the exons ATG TATGGCTTCGTGAACTATGCACTGGAGCTGCTGGTGATGAAGACCTATGGCGAGAAGACATGGGAGACCATCAA GAAAAAGGCGGAAGTGTCAATGGAGGGATCCTTTTTGGTCCGTCAAATATACGAAGATGATTTAACATATAATTTAATTGGTGCAGCCGTAGAAGTGCTAG aAACCCCAGCAGACGCTATTTTGGAGCTTTTTGGTATGACGTTCTTCGAGTTCTGCCAAGACTCCGGGTATGACAAAATTCTTCAAGTCCTCGGCGCTACTCCGCGGGACTTTCTGCAG AACCTGGACGGTCTGCATGACCATCTCGGTACTCTGTACCCCGGCATGAGGGCTCCGTCTTTCCGCTGCACCGAAAGACCAGAAGACGGTGCGCTGGTCCTTCACTACTACTCCGATAGACCAGGCTTGGAGCATATCGTCATTGGTATTGTGAAG ACAGTCACCAGCAAACTTCACAACACAGAAGTAAAAGTGGAGATACTGAAAACGAAGAAGGAGTGCGACCACGTTCAGTTCCTGATCACGGAGACTTCCACCACTGGACGTGTGTCAGCCCCCGAAATTGCTGAAATCGAAACATTGTCTCTTG aGCCAAAAGTGAGTCCAGCGACCTTCTGCCGGGTGTTCCCATTCCACTTGATGTTCGACCGTGAGCTGAACATCGTGCAGGCCGGCCGCACTGTCTCCCGGCTGCTGCCCAAGGTCACCCGGCCGGGGTGCAAGATCACTGATGTTTTGGAGACG GTGCGGCCACATCTGGAAATGACGTTCGCGAATGTTCTGGCGCACATCAACACAGTGTACGTGCTGAAGACCAAACCCGAAGAAATGAGCGTCTCCGATCCCCATGAGGAAATCGCATTACGTCtcaag GGCCAAATGCTGTACATACAAGAGACAGATGTGGTGGTGTTCCAGTGCTACCCAAGCGTCACTAACTTAGATGACTTGACCCG GCGCGGTTTGTGCATTTCCGACATACCCCTGCACGATGCTACCAGGGACTTAGTGTTGATGTCTGAACAGTTTGAAGCCGACTACAAACTCACTCAAAACCTGGAAGTTCTAACTGACAAGCTGCAGCAGACATTCCGAGAGCTGGAAGCTGAAAAACAGAAGACAGACag ACTTCTCTACTCTGTGCTGCCAATAAGCgtggcaacggagttgcgtcaCCGTCGTCCAGTACCAGCGCGCCGGTACGACCCAGTAACCCTACTCTTCAGCGGCATAGTTGGTTTCGCCAACTACTGCGCTAGAAACATTGACCACAAAGGAGCCATGAAGATTGTGAAGATGCTGAATGATCTGTACACTGCTTTTGATGTGTTGACCGATCCGAAGAGAAACCCGGACGTGTACAAG GTAGAAACAGTTGGAGACAAGTACATGGCGGTATCTGGTCTACCAGAGTATAAGGTGGCGCATGCGAAGCACATCTCGTTGCTGGCACTGGAGATGATGGATCTCTCAAAAACTGTTACCGTGGATGGAGAACCAGTG GGTATCACCATTGGCATTCACTCTGGGGAAGTGGTGACAGGTGTTATCGGTCACCGTATGCCACGCTACTGCCTCTTCGGGAACACTGTCAACCTCACCAGTCGCTGCGAAACTACGGGAGTGCCCGGGACTATTAACGTTAGTGAGGATACTTACAG TTACCTGATGCAAGAGGACAACCACGATGACCAGTTCGAGTTGACCTACCGTGGGCACGTGTCTATGAAGGGCAAAGCTGAGCCCATGCAGACCTGGTTCCTTACGAGGAAGGCCTAa
- the LOC121725860 gene encoding uncharacterized protein LOC121725860 encodes MDSFMEYYFDEVFCNIRRDGLNQRLKRRELVEYFNTVITGCARGQNKSDNATCKSFVNSALRFHGKCKTDNGDVCLMGKYHDMLYIAMKLAFDWSLQDNGVVAALLDELYACEGTFERIFLGAIFGTSAPYFLAGWKSDFHDKEENVSALVFFLDHATNANLEYTEGSKIYRFIDVPLESCGKASPVRVVIQMGAAEILMILLRFGARITADHVSTNPIESILDRLKEYNRKYPYELVTCLKLSLRAVPRMNFTVDKNSMKHLELPDDYNYQRRVALQKYGEIVEDHLLPTSRCGLRPVELKHLCRCLIRQMLWENFELPFGIKKLPIPLSLKRYIDLMDD; translated from the exons ATGGATTCGTTTATGGAATATTACTTTGATGAAGTTTTTTGCAACATCAGACGAGACGGTTTGAACCAAAGACTCAAGAGGAGAGAACTTGTGGAATATTTCAATACAGTCATAACTGGATGTGCTAGGG GGCAAAACAAATCAGACAATGCAACCTGCAAGTCTTTCGTCAATTCTGCTCTCCGATTCCATGGCAAATGCAAGACTGATAATGGCGATGTGTGTCTTATGGGGAAGTACCATGATATGCTATATATTGCTATGAAGCTGGCTTTCGACTGGAGTCTCCAAGATAACGGAGTGGTAGCAGCCCTGTTGGACGAACTTTACGCCTGTGAAGGAACTTTCGAGAGGATATTTCtag GTGCAATATTCGGAACCTCTGCACCCTATTTCTTGGCCGGTTGGAAATCCGATTTCCACGACAAAGAAGAAAATGTGAGTGCACTAGTATTTTTCTTGGATCACGCGACAAACGCGAACCTGGAGTACACTGAAGGTAGTAAAATCTATCGATTTATTGACGTGCCTTTAGAAAGTTGCGGAAAAGCCTCTCCAGTAAGAGTCGTGATACAAATGGGGGCTGCGGAAATATTAATGATACTTCTAAGGTTTGGCGCAAGAATAACTGCCGATCACGTTTCAACCAACCCAATCGAATCGATTTTGGATCGACTCAAGGAGTACAATAGAAAATATCCCTACGAATTGGTAACTTGTTTGAAACTGTCACTAAGAGCTGTGCCCAGAATGAATTTCACGGTTGACAAAAATAGCATGAAGCATTTGGAACTGCCAGACGACTACAACTATCAACGAAGGGTTGCGTTGCAGAAGTATGGTGAAATTGTAGAGGACCATCTGCTGCCTACATCGAGATGTGGACTTAGGCCTGTGGAATTGAAGCATTTGTGCCGCTGCCTTATAAGACAGATGCTATGGGAAAATTTTGAATTGCCTTTTGGTATCAAAAAACTACCAATTCCGTTAAGCTTGAAGCGGTACATAGATCTGATGGACGATTAA